From Erigeron canadensis isolate Cc75 chromosome 5, C_canadensis_v1, whole genome shotgun sequence:
TCGGGGACAATGTACATGGTTGCTAATAAATGATTATTGTACGTTTCTAATAAATGGTCAATCAAAATGGTCGTTTCTGTACTATTATTTTGTAGTTTTCTTTGGCATATTCATAGTCCCCTAAAGATTCATGTATGTATGAGTAAACAATTTGAAATTGTTCCCACCAGCCGATTTGGGCCAAAATTAGGTAGCATTTCAGTTTTTACGTATGACGCATTGCATATACAACTAAACATCTCAGAATTTCTTTAAAGGATGAGTAGATTCTTTCGAgatataacaaaacaaaagcaaaaagaTCATGCGATGATTTCCAAGCTAAGCTTAAAACGCCTTTCTAACACGTAAACgtaaataatgtaaaataaaagtCAGGCAAGAAGATCATGCGATGATTTCCCAAGTCTTGCAGCCATGACCAGCAACACAACAACTAGCTTAATATAAAAGGTATGTTGTCTTTTACAATAATTCACACCTAATTATCATGACTATCTAAAGTCAATCTCCAACTCCGAACTAATTATAAGATGCAATAACCTATAAACGTCTCACTTCCTAACATGCCCAAAACACCTACTAATGCCTCCCCGTCATCAAAATGCTTTTAATGATGAATCTAATAATGTCCTCACAAGCCCGTCATCAAAATCAGGTAATAATTATTGATAAGAATCCGATAATAACCCTTTCTAACACCCGTATTAATCTAAcgggaaagaaagaaagaaggagttgttatgggtgaaatttcaggtttcattaTCTTGGGACCTCAGGATCATGGACCTTCAGGATCTTGACACGCCTTGATGAATTACTAACGATAAACTTCAAGTATTGTTTCTATGAGAATATTATGCAGGTAACTTGATATTTATCACAAGGGAAATATCTCTAACGGTACAaaagagattcaacacatgtcttatttgatcaacacacaaagaagacttagtccagcatcataatcggacttcaagagGAATTCAGCATGAAGAGAATATCTTCAAACAgctacaatatcagtcaagatatgctccaaCGTTCACCAGACGAAGACCAGGAAGATCCCTGTAATTTCGGAAAATTAGTTAATAGGCTACTCTATATAAACGAGGACCTAATTGATCATAGGATATACAACGttacacacactcacatatttacttgcttattttatctgctcatacttgtaaacaaccaacacaattttctttacttagaaagatcgatcaagtcgctctatcattgtaaccaatttacaccattaataaaagaacaaggcagggacgattgcttcctcccggggtttttatgccggaaatccataaaggattaagggcttttcctcgataacaaatctcggtgttctttgttcctttctctttattttctgcatttatttacgtttatctttctttatcttgcttaatctatcttatatttgattatatagttatttgcgaaatcttttgactaccttcttttgtttaagtcgacataatcttgagttatcatacttattttaaacgcatctttgaatctaaaccaattttacaagcccttaaccccacgaacgaaagtttggttacataattgatctaagtcttcaaggttgattatcttggataatttttgaccaaaacaggAGTGATCAGATATTATATGTTCGTCATGTAATAAGATTAAAGATTGATTCATGTTGATTATGTTTGTGTTGCAGAGGTGAATGTTGTGTCATATGGAAGTATTTACCATGATCGACAAGAAGTTAGGATTGGAGAGAAGAGATCAACATAATGCCATAATGTTAGGTAACATTCTAGTGAGAGGGGAAAATTATTTGCAGAAAGTTACAATTAAGAAAATTGAGTTAACCATAGTTGGGTGATATAAGATGATGTGGATGAGCCAAATCATCCTCCACGTAAGTTAGtaaaaaattaattagtaaAAAGTTTGTTATTATAGCATTCCTCATTTTATAATTGTAGAATgtttatcaataaaatgttattttactGAATGGTGTTtctacaatcatttcatcaatTATCAAAAACACTAGCTATACATCACGTTAGCATGACAAAATCACTTGAAAATGTGAAATATCAATCCTTTGCAACAATCTTTTATCTTCATGTTTAAAATATGTGTATGATATAGATATGTAATGTGCTTATCACttcctttaaatatatatatatagatacgatatacgataagcaataatataatTGTCATATTTTAAGCACATTCAATAGAGTCCTTTTTTCATCACTTTTGGCCCAAGTTTTAAACCGGTAGTATTAACCGTTTTTGGTTGGCTTCAGTTAGACGACAAACATGATCACACGTATCAACAATTTGAGTATGCTTTAATAGAGAATAGAAAGAAATATCTAGAAACGGGTGGACCACATGCACCGTGGTATTTCATGAAGAAAAGTTATAGTATATTCATCTGCACGCAAGTGATTTTGTTTACACTATTAATGTGTCAATCTGCTTCCTGATTATATAAATTGTAGTATCTATAATTGTTTGCCTACATCGTATATGGGTATGGGATGGGATACACTTGCAACATCTAGATGAATAATTAAGTATTATCATATCATTTCTGAAAGTAATTCAACTTTCTTTATTAACGGATACATACGAGGAACACAAAACTAAAAACATGAACTTCGTGTTTAATTTAGTTGGGACAAAAAAATAAAGTAGGTCTAAAATTAGCATGTTTCTAGATACAAATCTGCTATtggttcttaaaaaaatcttCAAACTAATCTATATTCTAAAACACTAAGAGCATGTTTGGTTCATAGAAATCTttcaatgaaattgaaatttaaaGTAACGGAATTTAAggaaatgtttttgtttttttgaagattcaagtgacgAATTGACgaatggaatgagattcctttcCCACCTTCAAGGAATAAAAATttcatcaaatgatgaaatgtttacatTATAATGGAATGGTATTCCTTCGTctatgaacaaccaaacacactaaaaaATGAAATCTCATTTGAATTCCATCATATTTCATCTGAATATGTGAACCAAACTTTTCGATTTGTCTAACAAGCTTTACTACACCTAAAAGTCGGAAAGTGCATGCACATCTAACATGTTTGGGAACAAAGATAGTTAGAAGAAGGAAAATTAGAGTAATCAATATTATCTATTATTAACAAAGGGGGATGAACTGGTGATTTGTACATCACCAAGTTTTAGCCATACACTATTATCATGTTTTATAGTGTTGTATAGTACAATACCCTTATACACATTTAGTGATGTATGGCTAAAATTAAAGGGTATAGTACAATACCCTTATACAGATCATTACCCATTAACAAATTAAGTAAGTAAATTTAGAATAGATTTGCGACAATTCTTTCCATATAATAGGTCCCTTTCCTCGTGGCTTTCCGAAAAGTTGAATTAAATTCATAATCACTTCCaaatataattatgtaaaaCATTTTATGcaagtaaataattttatttaagttattggtgaaaatagaaaatgattCATATTACATTAGTACCTCACATGAACCATCATTGAATACCATTAAAGCCTTTGTTCTTATGATATCACCCACCCAATCCACATTTTACCCACAACCCCCTTTTTTTTCCTCCCATCATAACCATTTATGAACCCACCTCTTCTTCACTGTCGATATCATTTTATCCTTGTTCTTTTCCCCATTAAAGAAAACATATAGAAATACACACTCAATTccattttaaaaagataaaaagataccGTCATAGTTTTATTTTGAGTTAAAAATAATACTTAGTTTAAAGAggtaacatataaatataaaaattttcaaatataattaataaaagattatACCTTGTTTAAAAGTTCAACATATCTTTACTTCTTGATAGTGGTAATAATGATTATTCTACAatgttgaaaaattaaaagaatttttcttaaaaatggcCTAATTGTCCGGCCTTTATCTTTACCACCTTAAAAAATTACCCAATTTTccataataaactaattttatattttaaaactttattttttaaagagaCAATTGCATATATACCGAAATATACCATGTAAATTACAAATATCTCCAACTAAAAtgtaaattacaaatatactcaatttttccttttaaatacACATATTTACTCATTAATCTCTATTTTATCAAGCAATTTTATATTAAGACCATTATAACATCGTCCTTCACATGCTAGCGTAGTGGTTGGACACCCCGGATGTTGTAACAAGGGTCACATGTTTGAATCCTATCTCGAGCATTGTTATTAGCCAATATTCTTGGCGTGCGAGTTGAATTTACCGGGTAGGGCGGGCGGGAGAGGTAATCCGGTGGGCCCTCGATATCCAGTCCGGATACCCATAGTCCGACCCttcgctgttctaaaaaaaaaccattataaCCTTTTCCACCCCCGCATAAACACTTATTCACCAAAAGTGAAAATCAAAACAAACGAAATTGAAACTCTAACTATTCGgtaattacaataaaaaaatttatcacttctaatttatgtatatacatatcaaaTAGAACAATCGATCTAATTAAAATCTAATTCATTTAATTCCCTCCAATCTCATCATCATAATCGACTTTTATAACTTAACCCATCAATCTTATCGTTTAACTCTGACACCTCCACCACTATCTCGTTGCTGCTCTGTGGAATATCTGGGAGATAGAAAAGATATGGCGGCCGGATTTAGGCGATGGAGAAAATATATTGTGGTGATCCTATATACATATGTGATTTAGATGCAccaattctttgttatttaaaagTAGGGATTATTATCTACGGATGTAACTAACTATTTAAAATGTATATCTTATGTAAATATCTTGTAAAATGTCTGtgtcatgtaatgaactttcaaatcccgattattggatgtacctgactaataaaaaacttacacgtgacaacttatatggttgtcacaccCAATACATCAAATAACtagaatttgaaagttcattacattacaaaaatatttaaaagatctgtacataacatagatattttatCATAATTAGTTATATTCATAAGTAATATTCCCTTAAAGTATATACATACTTAGATATATGATATCGTAAAGATAGATGATGAATTAGTGATGATATAGATATGAGTAGATAGAAAGATCTgctgtatgtatgtatgtatgtatgtatgtatgtatgtatgtatgtatgtatgtatggattTGTGttggtatgtatatatgtttacgATATTGAAGGATATAATTATCTActtcacattaaaaaaaattaaaattggatatatttgtaatttgaaTTTTTAGTTAGCCTAATGGTAAGATAAACACTTTGTGACCTTAAGGTTTCAGGTTCGATCCCCGTTGGGCACacaaaataatttctttaaggtacccgttaccaataaAGCCTAGACCCAtttgtgaagtttaaatacacGAGTTCGATCattcggggtgcccagatcatgtggggattaggatgaaagtattttaccggcatcatatggctcatacaaGGTGGGTCGATGTGTATCCAATTGCGGTACCAGGGCTAGGGTTTCTTCCTTTACCCttttatttgtaaattaaatGTTATATCTGGGTATATATGCAAttgtctttttttaaaaatatcttcattGTCACCTTTacgtttatatttatatcaacttACGTCACTGTCGTCGCCACCACTAATAGCGGCCGCCATCGCCACTACTCGCCCACCACTATCAGACTGTCGTCGTCATTACCACCATCGTATTTTATGGATACCAAGTTAGTAAAAACTTATAtgattatcaatatatatatatatatatatatataaacgactAACTCGcccttaagaaaaaaaaaaaacagtagcTTAACAAAGATAATGTTAACGTGACATTTGACGATGGTCATATTGAAAAATTAGGGATGTTTTCGGTGGAGTATGTgtgaaaatgtataaaaaacaaacttttttaatatttttttttttctgataccCTTTATTTGCCTTTCACCACAAAGACaaaaatttcatttaatttgttttgtttttctctgTTGCATGATACACTCTACCCCTTAACCCCAAATAAAGCTCATAAAGCCCATTTCTGCtaaaatttaactatatataaatggCAATAAATATCTCTCCATTTTCTTGATAGTACCCAACTCATTCAAGTGGCCGGAggtagtggtggcggcggtgCCGGTGGTGGGTGGTGGTGTTTCTTGGCTTAATATATTTAACCAAAAGGGTATCTTAAAGTTGTGAACTTTTTGTCTACTTTCTGAGCAAAGTTTGGATATGGGGTTTGCTTTATTTGGATCAATTGTTGTTCTAACACTGTTATTCAGATCAAACTTTGGTCAACTCCAAGAACAGCCCAAACCCAATACAGATGagttctttatatataatttcttacAGAAAATGGGTTCAAATTCATCATCTTTATCTCATGTTTATAATCTTTCATCACATGTTTGTTCATGGCAAGTTGTGttttgtgatgcaaatcaagaaaATGTGATTGGTTTAATTGCATCAAATTTAGGCTTATTAGGTTCTATTCCTGATAACACAATTGGCAAACTTACAAAGCTTCAATCTTTAGATCTAAGTAATAATCAAATTACTAATTTGCCTTCTGATTTTTGGAGTTTGAATTCACTCAAAAGTCTTAATCTTTCTAATAATGTAATATCCATGAATGTTCCTAGTAACATTGGTAACTTTGGTGCACTTGAAAGATTAGACCTTTCTTTCAATGACTTGTTTGGTAGTCTTCCTGATTCGGTTAGTTCGTTAAACAGTTTGCAAGTTGTTAATCTTAGTCGAAACCGGTTTGATTCCACTATTCCATTGGGAATCATAAGTTGTCATTCATTGACTTCTATTGACTTTTCTTGGAATAGTTTTAGCGGGGTTCTTCCTGATGGTTTTAGTTCGTCATTTCCTAAGCTTAAAAGCTTGAATCTTGCTGGAAATGCAATAAAAGGAAAAGGTTCCGATTTTTTGAAGTTGGAATCTTTGACTTACCTTGATATTTCGAAGAATCTTTTCCAAGGTTCAGTTGTAGAAATCTTTCAGGAGTCATTAGAAGTTGTTGATTTGAGCAGTAATCAGTTTGGAGGTCATGTTTCTCAGGTAAATTTTAGTGCTCGTTTAGTTTATCTCGATATTTCTGATAATGAAATTAGTGGAGAATTTTTCACTAATTTAAGCCAGCCCCATAACCTCAAACACCTTAATCTAGCCAATAATAGATTTTTAGAGCAAAGTTTGATCAAGATCGATACACTACGTAGTTTAGAGTACCTAAACTTGTCTAACACCAATTTAGTTGGCCGAATCAGTGAAGCAATCTCCGAGTTAACTCATTTGAAAACACTCGATCTCTCGAGTAATCATCTCACTGGTAAAGTTCCACTTTTGAGCTTGAAAACCCTCCAAAGTCTTGATCTTTCGTTCAATAACTTGACTGGAGAAATACCCATCTCTCTCTTGAAAAAGCTTCCATGGATGGAAAGATTCAATTTTTCGTACAATAATCTAACCCTTTGTAATTCTGAGTTTTCACCCGAAACTCTCCAATCAGCTTTTATCGGTTCATCTAATAGCTGCCCAATAGCTGCAGACCCGACCCGTTTAAAGACAAGAACTCACAGCCATAGAGGACTAGAGCTTGCTCTAGTTTTAACAGTTTCAATCATCTTTATACTCGCGGTATTGCTGTTTTTTGCATTTGGGTGTCGGAGAAAAACACAAATGTGGACTGTAAAGCAAGATTCATACAAAGAAGAGCAAGTCATTTCTGGCCCGTTTTCGTTCCAAACAGACTCAACCACTTGGGTAGCAGATGTAAAAGTTGCAACTTTAGTTCCTGTAGTGATCTTTGAGAAGCCGCTGCTAAACTTCACGTTTTCTGATCTTCTTGCGGCTACTTCTAATTTTGATAGAGGTACCCTTTTAGCTGAAGGGAGATTCGGGCCAGTTTATAGAGGATTCTTGCCAGGTGGGATCCACGTGGCAGTTAAGGTTTTGGTCCATGGTTCTACTATGACTGATCAAGAAGCAGCACGAGAGCTGGAGTATCTTGGAAGAATAAAGCACCCGAATCTTGTTCCATTAACAGGTTACTGTTTGGCAGGTGAACAGCGTATTGCAATTTATGACTACATGGAAAACGGAAACTTGCACAATTTGCTTCACGATCTTCCTCTTGGAGTTCAAACCACTGAAGATTGGGCTTCTGATACATGGGAAGCAGATGAAGATGGAATTCGCAATGTGGGATCTGAAGGTTTGTTGACCACTTGGCGTTTTAGGCTTAAAATCGCATTAGGCACAGCTCGTGCTTTGGCGTTTCTACACCATGGGTGTTCACCTCCTATCATCCATAGAGATGTGAAGGCGAGTAGTGTTTATCTCGATTACAATCTTGAGCCAAGATTGTCAGATTTTGGGCTTTCAAAGATTTTTGGTAATGATCTTGAAGATGAAATCACTCGTGGATCGCCAGGATATGTTCCTCCTGAGTTTCTAAATCAAGGTGGTAGCTCTTCCCCATATGTGATCACTCCAAAGTCTGATGTTTATGGATTTGGAGTGGTTCTTCTTGAGCTTATAACAGGTAAAAAGCCAGTTGAAGACGAGTACTCAGATGATAAtcattcaaaagataaaaacttgGTCAGTTGGGTGAGAGGTTTAGTGAGAAAGAATAGTGGGTCACAGGCTATAGACCCAAAAATCCATGGGACTGGAACCGAGGCTCAGATGGTCGAGGCTTTGAAAATAGGTTACTTATGTACAGCAGATCTTCCGGGAAAGCGTCCTAGTATGCAACAAGTAGTTGGACTTTTAAAGGATCTTGAACAATTGTGAATCATCGATAACTTTTAAAAGAAGTTTGGTTATTTGCATTGTGgttcttcttaattttttatttattttttttattttgttaaggttgttTTGTGCTTTCTTAGTTCTTTGTACAGTTTGTTCAAAGGTAATTGATGCTCCCAACACTTTTTGCCCTAACTCACTCACATTGCCTTTGCTGGTAGCATAAACTCTTCGATATCATTAGACCAAAGACTACTTGTTGGCTGATGAAACAGGTGATATACAGGTTAGGTTTACATAGAAATTTATAATACCGACAGCTGATTTGTATTGTATCGAATGAACTCAAAGCCTTGTTAATAACCATGCGAGTTGTTGCACGGAATAGTTACTTTGATGTGCTCTTTAGCCTTCCGCGTGTATCTTCTTGTTCCATTTACTTCCGCAATTACAAGCATTGTCTAATTCAGTTATTACAAGCATTGTTTGGTTTCGTGTTAGTATCTTCTACAATAATGTTATACCTTCCAAAAACTAGGGTCACATGTGTCTTGATTCATATTTCATAATTGTCTTGTTACATAGATGATACTCACAATTGATGTTAACCCTTTTGTTTGTGGCAACATCTTTGGATTCATATTTCATAGAAGTTTTGTTAGTCTTTTGGACCACTTTCTGCAAGTCCATCCACCATATGGGTGCTTTGTGGTTCATTATGGCCAACCAAATGTTTGGTAACCATCAAATGGCTTTGATCACATGCAATCTTAAAGACAAAATTTATGGACCCAAAGTTGTTTTGCTACAAGCCATcttgtttaattattatatgaaCATTAATTTGGTATGTCTCTTTTGATAGTGGAATGAACAAACATtgagtaatattttttttgcctATATGACTTGCACTTCATTCACGTAAATATCAAACTGGATGCGTAGAACCGGTAGGAgtgagtacggttcggtttggttcggtttttgattaaaaccgaaaccgaacggtttttgaaaactaaaaccacTGGGTTTCAGTTTTTTCGGTTTGTGTCTATTTCgattcggtttttcggttttagtcggtttttaaccatttgtggtttgggtcaaattgagCTTCAAAAATTTATGagtttataccctataattacaccttaactaatttcaacaagttttcaaaacaatattagtaacaatatataacactacaacaatgacaacaaatccataaaagtaagttgtataaatttcaaacaaactttatatataactatttatatcttttacgcgttgtttaattatacaattattaaaacaaattatttttgttatgtattttcacttaaaacatataaataatattattacatacacctaaaaatacaaatataataacatatttatcaaaaattaataataaaatgatataaatataaaataaagtaaaaatatatagttttggttcggtttttcattagaaaccaaaaccgaaccacaaatttcggtttttagaaaaccaaaaccaatggtttttgtttttttcggttttcagttttttcggttcggtttttttaaatttcatgattttttcggttttcggttcggtttttgctcacccctagaACCGGGTTATTTTTgattaagaaagaaagataataTAGAGCTATTGTAATGAGTAAGATATGAactcaaataatataaaaattaaaacaccaTCGTTGTCAATGTTAAAACAGTCGAGATCGATAAAACCTGTATCATTTGATACATAAACGATAAGGCATTATAACATGATTATGTTAGGTCatgaataattttatttagGTAAAAAGAATTTACCATATAATATTCGATAACTATAAACATACTGCCATTTATGCATAAAAACAACATATGAATGTGATATATCATCCAATGGGATTGGTGACTCGTTAATAAAGTCTTTTACCTTAAGATAATACATCGAGTTTGATTTTCACTTTTTATGTTTGTGAAAATGGATTTTTGAGGATtttcaaaaattcaaatatatgtgTACTTCCTCTAATCTAcataaaatgcaaatatatcTTCAACGTTCACTAGTGATTTATAGAACTTGATTCTATAAACAAACTAAAGCTCAATCTCACaaagaaaaaatgattattCTAATATGTTGTTACATCATGCTTGCATGAAGTACAACCTCACAATGCAATAATTCTTTAATGGtcattaattatgttttttaagAATGGATTCCTAGGACAAAATAAGATTAAATCAAATGATGTAGGTCAAGAATAATCAAAGTAGTGATGAATATGAAAGCTATGTTTTAGAtgacaaatttataaaatcCTTGATTCCAAATTGACATCATTGGTCAACAAGAACATGATCATGACACCCATGATAGAGATTTAATAATTAACTCACTTGCacaaaataatttacacttgTTTTACTAAAATCAATTTATGGTTTGGCACATGGTTCAACAAAAATAGTTGGTTACTAATAGAAGTACataatgataatcattaatatcatgttctgaacaatttttttttataatgataaatattGAGTAGCAATTATCTCCAAGGCTAATTCAGTAATGTTTGGATTAAAACCGAGATATATTGTTTTctctttttcaaaacaaaaggTTTTAAGTAGTAATATATTAAGGTACTTTACAAACTTAtggttttggacttttggttgTGAAGCATATATCCTTATTTTGACTTGTCATtgtaatataaaagtaaaaaggtttgtattttttttttcctttgttcCCATACCGCATTTTTCTGCCTAAATTATGACTAATTGGTGgcattttcttcatttttctgcCTAAATTATTCTATTTCCTTACACTTATTTTCTATTACTTTATGCCAGTTGTTTACATGATAATCATTGATTTGATTAGAGTTATGCATGTTAACTGGATGTACGTTAAAGAACTCTTAAGTTGTTTTAATTAGTACGAGTAGTTAAATCGCTATTATGTAGAGTTCTGAGAAAAACATACACGTGTAATGGTTGATACAAACAAGGCTAGTCGACGAATCAGGCCAAGAAAAACTTCAATAGCTAGCTCCTAGCATAATTAGGTTGAACAGTGAGCTAGGATAGAtttcaaaacatttttattaaataacgtATTTTAGTCCCATTTgtacaatgtaattttaaaagaatatactttaAATAACACATTTTGCAACACCGAAATagtctataatttttttttaagggcaAACATTAATCGTTAATAGTTAGTTTATCtccaaattaataattaaacgtTATTTCATCATGTTTAAACTTTGGACCTTCAGAAAACAAAAcctttcaattttcttttagaCGTACCACTCGACCAGAGTTTATTGGCGGTCTATAGTTTCCGGTTTTAGTTTTGACTACTCTTTCTGATATATTAACTATTTCTGAAGTAACACCCTATGATAACATTACTATAGGTTTCATGTGAGTGTTATGGGTCAAATTTTTCCTTAATGTGGAGTTGTATGAGTCAAGATCTACACTACACCTGTTTTGTGCTTTTTCTTAATTAGTTTAatcttaaaaattataattgaaGGTTGTCAAATTCTTGACATAGTCTTCCAAATTTGTGATAATGAAAAATACGATGGGTTGGTCTGATTTGAAGTGTTAAAGGGGCAAAACTTGAAACGAAACTTGAGTTCAAGAATGAACAACTTTTGGgaatcaaaatttaataatattaatgtttgACTATAATATTATTGTGCATTAGGTGGGGGGGATAATGAATAAGAACAATAATTGCCTTTAAACATTGATCTCACAATCAAATCAACCACTCAAGAGTATATATAGAATAATGTTTTTATTCTACCTGCTCCTAGAAAAACAACTACATGACTACATGTAACAAACGGGGTCGAGCTCTCTGAAAATAAACGAGTTTGAATTGAGTTTAGGTGAGCTCAGGTTCGGCTCAGCTCATTTACATACCTACGAAAAATCTAACATGACTAAACCATACTAACTCATACATAGAATGACAGAATACCATACTAACTCATACATACTACAGCCGCTTATGTATgtaaaacaagctaaaaaacaATCTACAAACAAACTATACATATTAGAAGATATTTAAAGAACTGAAATAGAACAAAACGCCTCTAATATGTAAACTAGTAACTCAAGGACGAGCTACATACATTAATAGTTTTCCTTTTCTAAAACATCagtatattttttcatttatttcaatATGGGAAAAAACTGATTACATGAGAATATGTAGAACTTTGTTTACCTATTTGTCATATAATCCAATTTATTGGTCTTCTTCGATTAATCGACAGCATATTGCCTAAAAGTTATATAATCACTTTGAACGACCAGAACCAAAACTTTGTACAtcttttaattagaaaaactaaaagcaatttattattttagtcAATATGCTAAAGCATTTTGAAAAGAATGCTTCCAGAAACCTAAGGGGGTGTCCCATCCTTTTTGAATCATATTAACCATATCTGGGATATATGTTTGGTTAAGTAGATCGACATGGAGTTTGTAAATGTAAAACGACGTAAAAGTTCAAAACATATTCAAAGATGAAACGTAATTAGTTAGGAGGTATTTAACTTTGAGTGT
This genomic window contains:
- the LOC122601970 gene encoding probable LRR receptor-like serine/threonine-protein kinase At2g24230, with product MGFALFGSIVVLTLLFRSNFGQLQEQPKPNTDEFFIYNFLQKMGSNSSSLSHVYNLSSHVCSWQVVFCDANQENVIGLIASNLGLLGSIPDNTIGKLTKLQSLDLSNNQITNLPSDFWSLNSLKSLNLSNNVISMNVPSNIGNFGALERLDLSFNDLFGSLPDSVSSLNSLQVVNLSRNRFDSTIPLGIISCHSLTSIDFSWNSFSGVLPDGFSSSFPKLKSLNLAGNAIKGKGSDFLKLESLTYLDISKNLFQGSVVEIFQESLEVVDLSSNQFGGHVSQVNFSARLVYLDISDNEISGEFFTNLSQPHNLKHLNLANNRFLEQSLIKIDTLRSLEYLNLSNTNLVGRISEAISELTHLKTLDLSSNHLTGKVPLLSLKTLQSLDLSFNNLTGEIPISLLKKLPWMERFNFSYNNLTLCNSEFSPETLQSAFIGSSNSCPIAADPTRLKTRTHSHRGLELALVLTVSIIFILAVLLFFAFGCRRKTQMWTVKQDSYKEEQVISGPFSFQTDSTTWVADVKVATLVPVVIFEKPLLNFTFSDLLAATSNFDRGTLLAEGRFGPVYRGFLPGGIHVAVKVLVHGSTMTDQEAARELEYLGRIKHPNLVPLTGYCLAGEQRIAIYDYMENGNLHNLLHDLPLGVQTTEDWASDTWEADEDGIRNVGSEGLLTTWRFRLKIALGTARALAFLHHGCSPPIIHRDVKASSVYLDYNLEPRLSDFGLSKIFGNDLEDEITRGSPGYVPPEFLNQGGSSSPYVITPKSDVYGFGVVLLELITGKKPVEDEYSDDNHSKDKNLVSWVRGLVRKNSGSQAIDPKIHGTGTEAQMVEALKIGYLCTADLPGKRPSMQQVVGLLKDLEQL